Proteins encoded by one window of Mesorhizobium sp. INR15:
- a CDS encoding endonuclease/exonuclease/phosphatase family protein: MRMNGRSLPATMLLSIRDRRMQKANATALKKAGATGTLVASYNVHKCIGLDRKFDPERTSRVIREIAPDVIALQEADNRFGDRDGLLDLSRLELETGLVPVPIAATGKGHGWHGNVLLFKKGVVRDVHQIRLPGLEPRGAVVAEIDLDGNRTLRVIAAHLGLLRRSRSQQARVVLDLMNSPDEKPTLLLGDLNEWRLGNRSALNTLHVTFGPQPPAVPTFPSNLPLLALDRIMANRHGMISAVEAHDTPLSRVASDHLPLTAFVRL, from the coding sequence ATGCGGATGAACGGGCGCAGCCTCCCGGCAACCATGCTTTTGTCCATCCGCGACAGGCGAATGCAAAAGGCCAACGCCACGGCCCTGAAGAAGGCCGGCGCCACCGGCACGCTGGTTGCGTCCTACAACGTCCACAAATGCATTGGCCTCGACCGGAAGTTCGATCCTGAACGCACCAGCCGTGTCATCCGCGAAATCGCCCCGGATGTCATCGCGCTGCAGGAAGCAGACAATCGTTTCGGCGACCGTGACGGACTGCTCGATCTCTCCCGCCTGGAACTGGAGACCGGCCTTGTGCCGGTGCCGATCGCGGCCACCGGCAAGGGCCATGGCTGGCATGGCAATGTGCTGCTGTTCAAGAAGGGCGTCGTCCGCGATGTGCATCAGATCAGGCTTCCCGGCCTGGAGCCGCGCGGCGCGGTCGTGGCGGAAATCGATCTGGACGGCAACCGTACCTTGCGTGTCATCGCGGCCCATCTCGGCCTCTTGCGGCGGTCGCGCTCGCAGCAGGCCAGGGTCGTCCTCGATCTCATGAACAGCCCGGACGAGAAGCCGACCTTGCTGCTCGGCGACCTGAACGAATGGCGGCTTGGCAACCGTTCCGCCTTGAACACGTTGCATGTCACCTTTGGCCCGCAGCCGCCGGCGGTTCCCACCTTTCCGTCGAACCTGCCCCTTCTCGCACTGGACCGGATCATGGCCAATCGGCATGGCATGATATCGGCGGTGGAAGCACATGACACGCCGCTGTCGCGCGTCGCCTCCGATCATCTGCCGCTAACGGCGTTCGTTCGCTTGTAG
- a CDS encoding phosphatidylserine/phosphatidylglycerophosphate/cardiolipin synthase family protein, with the protein MLENLSTHWSLVLAIISVIMATVGIAHAVMTKEDVRAATGWVGIMLLSPILGVIIYAVAGINRIRRASISAQRPLAGDALVRDAAAEELIGERYGQRFTGLKTLGDRVARRALTSGNTITMLRTGDEAYASMCLAIDRAQHSILLETYIFDNDAVGLRFVEALAEAVKRGVTVRVLIDAVGARYSVPSILGHLRDANITADLFNGNIIMGMRLPYANLRTHRKILIIDGATAFTGGMNIRQGFSAEFAGDASARDTHFQVSGPVVADLFSVAAEDWRFAGNERLKGDAWRITPFSSPAGQPMMVRAVASGPDSSNETNHKLLIGAFSVARKSIRIMSPYFLPDRELISALITAARRGVEIDVVVPAKNNLFLVDRAMTAQFDQILKNYCRIWRTQGPFDHSKLLSIDGLWAYVGSSNLDARSLRLNFEIDLEVLDAEFAQEIDARIAAAIETSAPVTLEALRARPFIIRLFDRILWLGSPYL; encoded by the coding sequence ATGTTGGAGAATCTGTCGACTCACTGGTCCCTCGTCCTGGCGATCATCTCCGTGATCATGGCGACCGTTGGCATCGCCCATGCCGTCATGACCAAGGAGGACGTGCGCGCCGCCACCGGCTGGGTCGGCATCATGCTGTTGTCGCCGATCCTGGGCGTGATCATCTACGCCGTGGCCGGCATCAACCGCATTCGCCGCGCTTCGATCAGCGCCCAGCGGCCGCTCGCCGGGGACGCCTTGGTCCGCGACGCCGCCGCCGAAGAATTGATCGGCGAGCGCTATGGCCAGCGCTTCACCGGGCTGAAGACGCTTGGCGACCGGGTGGCGCGGCGCGCGCTCACCTCAGGCAACACGATCACCATGCTGAGGACCGGCGACGAGGCCTACGCCTCGATGTGCCTCGCCATCGACAGGGCACAACACAGCATCCTTCTGGAAACCTACATCTTCGACAATGACGCCGTTGGCCTGCGTTTTGTCGAAGCGCTGGCCGAAGCGGTGAAGCGCGGCGTCACCGTTCGCGTGCTGATCGATGCCGTCGGCGCCCGCTACTCCGTGCCCAGCATCCTTGGCCATCTGCGCGACGCCAACATCACCGCCGACCTCTTCAACGGCAACATCATCATGGGCATGCGGCTGCCCTATGCCAACCTCAGGACGCACCGCAAGATCCTGATCATCGACGGCGCGACGGCCTTTACGGGCGGCATGAACATCCGCCAGGGTTTCTCGGCCGAATTCGCCGGCGACGCCAGTGCCAGGGACACGCATTTCCAGGTCAGTGGACCTGTCGTGGCCGACCTGTTCTCGGTCGCTGCTGAAGACTGGCGCTTCGCCGGCAATGAAAGGCTGAAAGGCGATGCCTGGCGGATCACGCCATTTTCGTCCCCCGCCGGTCAGCCGATGATGGTGCGGGCGGTTGCCTCCGGGCCGGATTCAAGCAACGAAACCAATCATAAATTGCTGATCGGCGCCTTCTCCGTCGCCCGCAAATCCATCCGCATCATGTCGCCCTATTTCCTGCCGGACCGCGAGTTGATCAGCGCGTTGATCACCGCAGCCAGGCGCGGCGTCGAGATCGATGTCGTCGTGCCGGCGAAGAACAATCTTTTCCTTGTCGACCGGGCCATGACCGCGCAATTCGACCAGATCCTGAAGAATTATTGCCGGATATGGCGCACGCAGGGACCGTTCGACCATTCCAAGCTGCTTTCGATCGATGGCTTATGGGCCTATGTCGGCTCGTCCAATCTCGACGCCCGGTCCTTGCGGCTGAATTTCGAGATCGACCTGGAGGTTCTCGACGCCGAATTTGCCCAGGAGATCGACGCCCGCATTGCCGCGGCGATCGAAACATCGGCGCCCGTGACGCTGGAGGCCTTGCGGGCTCGTCCGTTCATCATCCGCCTGTTCGATCGCATATTGTGGCTGGGCTCGCCCTACCTTTAA
- a CDS encoding sugar ABC transporter substrate-binding protein: MLKKLLLAATMLAGLYAGHAQADTTLRFVQTNTSDESLAVLNSVIKAFEAENPGVKVELISIPWDNSFEKFATMVAAGDIPDVAEMPDNWVALYANAGHLENLEPYIEKWKDAGDFNGRALELARKVKNTAYVLPYGFFVKSLFYNKKLLAEAGIAEPPKTIDEFMTAAEKVSAIPGKYGYCLRGGTGTFNAWAMMGAAANGDNAFFDKDGKSTLADAGWVAGFQKQIDIYKNGWAPKDSVNWGYKETVAGFYTGTCAMLDQDADVLAPTAEHMKPDEYGVVPMPKGKNGKSFPVLTYGSWGIMAKSEHKDLAWKFLTMLDEPKTDLEWTKAVGALPVFKSAEKDPTYADPKYRAWFDTLADKDAIPTITPAYLPEYSLFAGSTAVKLSQQALLGQITAEELGKQWADILTKAQQKYLAK, from the coding sequence ATGCTTAAGAAACTGCTTCTCGCCGCCACCATGCTGGCTGGTCTTTATGCCGGGCATGCTCAGGCGGACACGACGCTACGCTTTGTGCAGACCAACACCAGCGACGAGTCGTTGGCTGTCCTCAATTCGGTGATCAAGGCATTCGAGGCGGAAAACCCGGGTGTGAAGGTTGAACTCATCTCGATACCTTGGGATAATTCGTTCGAGAAGTTCGCCACCATGGTCGCCGCCGGCGACATCCCTGACGTTGCCGAAATGCCTGACAACTGGGTGGCGCTCTACGCCAATGCCGGGCACCTCGAGAATCTCGAACCCTATATTGAGAAGTGGAAGGACGCCGGCGACTTCAACGGCAGGGCCCTGGAACTCGCGCGCAAGGTCAAGAACACCGCCTATGTCCTCCCCTACGGTTTCTTCGTGAAGTCGCTCTTCTACAACAAGAAGCTGCTTGCCGAGGCCGGTATTGCCGAGCCGCCGAAGACGATCGACGAATTCATGACGGCCGCGGAGAAAGTGTCGGCGATTCCGGGCAAATACGGATACTGCCTGCGCGGCGGTACAGGCACCTTCAACGCCTGGGCCATGATGGGAGCGGCCGCCAACGGCGACAACGCCTTCTTCGACAAGGACGGCAAATCGACCTTGGCGGATGCCGGCTGGGTTGCCGGTTTCCAGAAGCAGATCGATATCTACAAGAACGGCTGGGCGCCAAAGGACAGCGTCAACTGGGGCTACAAGGAAACAGTCGCCGGCTTCTACACCGGAACCTGCGCCATGCTCGACCAGGATGCGGACGTGCTGGCGCCAACGGCCGAACACATGAAGCCCGACGAATATGGTGTGGTTCCCATGCCCAAGGGCAAGAACGGCAAGTCGTTCCCTGTGCTCACCTACGGTTCCTGGGGGATCATGGCCAAGAGCGAGCACAAGGATCTGGCGTGGAAATTCCTGACCATGCTCGACGAACCCAAGACGGATTTGGAATGGACGAAGGCCGTGGGGGCGTTGCCTGTGTTCAAAAGCGCCGAGAAGGACCCGACCTACGCCGATCCGAAATACCGTGCATGGTTCGACACGCTGGCCGACAAGGATGCCATCCCAACCATCACCCCGGCCTATCTGCCGGAGTACAGCCTGTTTGCCGGCTCGACCGCGGTGAAGCTCAGCCAACAGGCGCTGCTCGGCCAGATCACGGCCGAGGAGCTTGGCAAGCAATGGGCTGATATTCTCACCAAAGCCCAGCAGAAGTATCTGGCAAAGTAG
- a CDS encoding aldehyde dehydrogenase family protein, whose amino-acid sequence MLDKRNFYINGEWLGPSRPNDLEVIDPSTEEAIAVISLGDQADTDRAVAAAKAAFPAWSRTAPAERLAYVEKILEIYNARADEMAAAMTSEMGAPSDMSLAYQVEAGTFHIANFITAFKNFEFVRPLGDHAPTTMVAWEPLGVVGLITPWNWPMNQLTLKVIPALLAGNTAVLKPSEIAPLSSLLFAEMVHEAGVPKGVFNLVNGDGAGVGTQLSRHPDVDMISFTGSTRAGIAITKAAADTLKKVTLELGGKGANLIFADADPKAVEWGVWRCFFNSGQGCNAPTRMLVERSAYDLAVETAARAARETGVASAHLSGDHIGPVVSKPQWDKIQDLIQQGISEGARLVAGGPGLPEGLNRGYFVRPTVFADVNNEMTIARQEIFGPVLSIIPFDSEDEAVDIANDTIYGLTNFVQSNDGARRNRVARRLRAGMIEMNRESRGAGSAFGGIKASGRAREGGVMGLEEFMDSKHISAWDVGN is encoded by the coding sequence CTGTTGGACAAGCGGAACTTCTATATCAATGGCGAATGGCTTGGGCCTTCCAGGCCGAACGACCTTGAAGTCATCGACCCGTCGACCGAGGAAGCCATTGCCGTAATAAGCCTTGGCGATCAGGCGGATACCGATCGCGCGGTGGCTGCAGCCAAGGCCGCCTTTCCGGCGTGGTCGCGGACAGCGCCGGCCGAGCGCCTGGCCTATGTCGAAAAGATCCTCGAGATCTACAACGCACGGGCCGACGAAATGGCCGCGGCCATGACCTCGGAAATGGGCGCGCCGAGCGACATGTCGCTGGCCTACCAGGTCGAAGCCGGCACATTCCACATCGCGAATTTCATCACGGCGTTCAAGAATTTCGAGTTCGTCCGGCCGCTCGGCGATCATGCTCCGACCACCATGGTGGCGTGGGAGCCGCTCGGCGTCGTTGGCCTGATCACGCCGTGGAACTGGCCGATGAACCAGCTTACGCTCAAGGTGATCCCCGCGCTGCTCGCCGGTAATACCGCCGTGCTCAAACCTTCCGAAATCGCGCCGCTGTCGTCTTTGCTCTTCGCTGAAATGGTCCACGAAGCGGGAGTGCCGAAAGGCGTCTTCAATCTCGTCAATGGCGATGGGGCAGGTGTGGGCACGCAACTGTCGAGGCATCCCGACGTCGACATGATCAGCTTCACGGGCTCGACTCGTGCAGGCATAGCGATCACCAAGGCCGCTGCCGACACGTTGAAGAAAGTCACGCTGGAACTCGGTGGCAAGGGTGCCAATCTGATCTTCGCCGATGCCGACCCGAAAGCGGTGGAGTGGGGCGTATGGCGTTGCTTCTTCAACAGCGGGCAGGGCTGCAATGCGCCGACACGCATGCTGGTGGAGCGCTCCGCCTACGACTTGGCGGTGGAAACCGCGGCGCGTGCCGCGAGGGAAACCGGGGTGGCATCCGCCCATCTGTCAGGCGATCATATCGGTCCGGTCGTCAGCAAGCCGCAGTGGGACAAGATTCAAGACCTGATCCAGCAAGGCATCTCCGAGGGCGCACGCCTGGTCGCCGGCGGACCTGGCCTGCCCGAAGGGCTCAATCGCGGCTATTTCGTACGCCCGACGGTTTTCGCGGACGTCAACAACGAGATGACGATCGCTCGCCAGGAGATATTCGGGCCGGTGCTTTCGATCATTCCCTTCGACAGCGAGGATGAGGCGGTCGACATCGCCAACGATACGATTTACGGGCTGACGAACTTTGTCCAGTCGAACGATGGCGCGCGCCGCAACCGTGTTGCACGTCGTTTGCGTGCCGGTATGATCGAAATGAACCGGGAATCACGCGGTGCGGGCTCCGCATTCGGCGGCATCAAAGCGTCCGGCCGCGCCCGCGAAGGTGGCGTCATGGGATTGGAGGAATTCATGGATTCCAAACATATCTCAGCATGGGACGTCGGGAACTAG
- a CDS encoding Gfo/Idh/MocA family protein: MKPRIAVLGCGYWGSNHIRTLKALGALHAVSDLNRARAEGFASEQDCLAIEPEQLFVRDDIDAIVMALPPQLHADMAVRAVEGGKDVLVEKPIALTVVDAERAVQAAKDNGRVFMVGHVLRYHPAFETLKGLIDKGELGEVRYIHSHRLGLGKFHTENDALWDLAPHDLSMILAITGTEPVEVRGEGAALLDNLSDFAHLHMRFPNGLRSHLFASRLNPYRERRLTVVGTKAMAVFDDVEPWERKLAVYRHAVWQDSGQWAFTTNEPSYVSVAQGMPLTRELEHFIQCIETRAEPRTSGEEAIRVLRILTAGTITHTKSNS, translated from the coding sequence ATGAAACCGCGCATCGCAGTCCTCGGTTGCGGATACTGGGGCTCAAACCACATCCGCACCCTCAAGGCGCTTGGCGCGCTGCACGCGGTCTCCGACCTCAACCGTGCACGCGCCGAAGGCTTTGCCAGCGAACAAGACTGCCTGGCGATCGAACCCGAGCAGCTTTTCGTCCGTGACGACATCGACGCCATCGTCATGGCGCTGCCGCCGCAACTCCACGCCGACATGGCCGTGCGTGCGGTCGAGGGCGGCAAGGACGTGCTGGTTGAAAAGCCGATCGCGCTGACGGTGGTGGATGCGGAACGCGCGGTGCAGGCGGCCAAGGACAATGGCCGCGTTTTCATGGTTGGTCATGTGCTGCGCTATCATCCCGCATTCGAGACGCTGAAGGGGCTGATCGACAAGGGCGAACTCGGTGAAGTCCGCTATATCCATTCGCATCGGCTGGGCCTGGGCAAATTCCACACCGAGAATGATGCATTGTGGGATCTGGCGCCGCACGACCTGTCGATGATCCTGGCCATTACCGGCACCGAACCGGTTGAGGTGCGCGGCGAGGGCGCCGCCCTCCTCGACAATCTCAGCGACTTCGCGCATCTGCACATGCGCTTTCCCAACGGTTTGCGCAGCCACCTGTTCGCGTCGCGGCTCAATCCCTATCGCGAGCGGCGGCTGACCGTGGTCGGCACCAAGGCGATGGCGGTGTTTGACGACGTCGAACCATGGGAGCGCAAGCTAGCCGTCTATCGCCACGCCGTGTGGCAGGACAGCGGCCAATGGGCCTTTACCACCAATGAGCCGTCCTACGTATCGGTCGCGCAAGGCATGCCGCTGACGCGGGAACTCGAGCACTTCATCCAGTGTATCGAGACACGCGCCGAACCGCGCACCAGCGGTGAGGAAGCCATCAGGGTGCTACGCATCCTGACCGCCGGCACGATCACGCACACCAAATCAAATTCCTGA
- the mnmA gene encoding tRNA 2-thiouridine(34) synthase MnmA, translating to MNSLDLPERPETTRIVVAMSGGVDSSVVAGLLKREGYDVVGVTLQLYDHGAATHRAGSCCAGQDIDDARRVSETLGIPHYVLDYEERFRKAVIDPFAESYVAGETPIPCVSCNQTVKFADLLATAKELGADALATGHYIRSGTNGAHRALFRPVDADRDQSYFLFATTQAQIDYLRFPLGGLSKPQVRAIAEEMGLTVAAKQDSQDICFVPQGKYSDIIAKLKPAAANPGDIVHIDGRVLGRHEGILRYTIGQRRGIGIASGEPLYVVHLDADRARVIVGPREALETHKIYLRNMNWLGDGSLSDVPASGLELFAKVRSTRPPRPAVLHHRAGATWVELADGESGIAPGQACVLYSDDGNEARVFGGGFIERSERGAEAEAMLSRLAARPVQIPAE from the coding sequence ATGAACAGCCTCGACCTTCCCGAACGCCCCGAAACCACCCGCATCGTCGTCGCCATGTCGGGCGGTGTCGATTCATCGGTCGTCGCCGGCCTGTTGAAACGCGAGGGCTACGATGTCGTCGGCGTGACACTGCAGCTCTATGATCATGGCGCGGCGACACACCGCGCCGGATCGTGCTGCGCCGGCCAGGATATCGACGACGCCCGCCGCGTCTCTGAGACCTTGGGCATTCCGCATTATGTGCTCGACTATGAAGAGCGCTTCCGCAAGGCGGTGATCGATCCCTTCGCGGAGAGCTATGTCGCCGGCGAAACTCCGATCCCTTGCGTGTCGTGCAACCAGACGGTGAAGTTCGCCGATCTCCTGGCCACCGCCAAGGAACTTGGCGCCGACGCGCTGGCCACGGGCCATTATATCCGCTCCGGCACCAATGGCGCGCATCGCGCGCTGTTCCGGCCGGTCGACGCCGACCGCGACCAGAGCTATTTCCTGTTCGCCACCACGCAGGCGCAGATCGACTATCTGCGCTTCCCGCTCGGCGGCCTGTCGAAGCCGCAGGTCCGCGCCATTGCCGAGGAGATGGGGCTGACGGTCGCTGCCAAGCAGGACAGCCAGGACATCTGTTTCGTGCCGCAAGGCAAATATTCCGACATCATCGCCAAGCTGAAGCCGGCCGCTGCCAATCCGGGCGACATCGTTCATATCGATGGCCGCGTGCTTGGCCGTCATGAAGGCATCCTGCGCTACACGATCGGCCAGCGCCGCGGCATCGGCATTGCCTCGGGCGAGCCGCTCTACGTCGTCCATCTCGACGCCGACCGGGCTCGTGTGATCGTCGGTCCGCGCGAGGCGCTGGAGACGCACAAGATCTATCTGCGCAACATGAACTGGCTGGGCGACGGATCGCTGTCGGATGTGCCTGCCAGTGGCCTGGAACTGTTTGCCAAGGTGCGCTCGACGCGCCCGCCGCGCCCTGCCGTGCTGCATCATCGCGCCGGTGCCACCTGGGTGGAACTGGCCGATGGTGAGTCCGGCATCGCGCCCGGGCAGGCCTGCGTGCTCTATTCCGATGACGGCAACGAGGCCCGCGTTTTCGGCGGCGGCTTCATCGAGCGCTCGGAGCGTGGCGCCGAGGCCGAGGCTATGCTGAGCCGGCTCGCCGCCCGCCCTGTGCAAATCCCCGCGGAATAA
- a CDS encoding DUF1153 domain-containing protein produces MTDLVRPRVKYVIGPDGSPLTIADLPPTNTRRWVIRRKAEVVAAVRGGLLSLEEACQRYKLTTEEFLSWQASIDEYGLAGLRTTRIQQYRH; encoded by the coding sequence ATGACCGATCTGGTTAGACCGCGAGTCAAATATGTTATCGGGCCTGACGGCAGCCCTCTTACTATTGCCGATCTGCCGCCGACGAACACGCGTCGCTGGGTCATCCGGCGTAAGGCGGAGGTCGTTGCGGCAGTGCGTGGCGGGCTTTTGAGCCTGGAAGAGGCGTGTCAGCGCTACAAGCTGACAACCGAGGAATTCCTGTCCTGGCAGGCATCGATCGACGAATATGGCCTTGCGGGACTGCGCACGACGCGCATCCAGCAATACCGGCACTGA
- a CDS encoding NADP-dependent oxidoreductase, whose amino-acid sequence MRAITQNAVGGPDVLIVADQPDPTPKAGEVLVRVKAAGINPVDVAVRAGYYPLLGEPPFILGWDISGTVEAVGAGVVNFKVGDDMFGMPRFPRQAAAYAELAAVPADEIALKPKAADHIQTGALPLAGLTAWQGLVRHGGLKQGQRVLIHAGAGGVGHLAVQIAKARGAYVIATASPEKLDFVRSLGADEVIDYTKADFTREVRDIDLALEPVGGDHADQSLKVIRDGGTLVSLLNVNDATRAQASARGIRVERMSVVPDGEGLRELGQLIDAGKLAVHVAKAFPLEQAGAAHAFLATRPIGKVVLVA is encoded by the coding sequence ATGCGTGCCATCACCCAGAACGCAGTTGGCGGCCCCGACGTCCTAATTGTCGCCGACCAGCCGGACCCCACGCCAAAGGCCGGCGAAGTGCTGGTCCGCGTCAAGGCAGCCGGCATCAACCCCGTCGATGTCGCGGTTCGCGCCGGGTACTACCCGCTGCTGGGCGAGCCGCCTTTCATTCTCGGCTGGGATATTTCAGGAACCGTCGAGGCAGTTGGCGCCGGCGTGGTCAATTTCAAGGTCGGCGACGACATGTTCGGCATGCCGCGCTTCCCCAGGCAGGCGGCAGCCTATGCCGAGCTGGCGGCCGTGCCTGCCGACGAAATAGCACTGAAGCCCAAGGCTGCCGATCACATCCAGACAGGGGCGCTGCCGCTTGCCGGCCTCACCGCCTGGCAGGGCCTTGTCCGCCACGGCGGGCTGAAGCAGGGCCAGCGCGTGCTGATCCATGCGGGCGCTGGGGGCGTCGGTCATCTGGCGGTGCAGATCGCCAAGGCGCGCGGCGCCTATGTCATCGCAACCGCCAGTCCCGAAAAGCTCGACTTCGTCCGCTCGCTCGGAGCCGACGAGGTCATTGACTACACCAAGGCCGATTTCACCCGAGAGGTTCGCGATATCGACCTGGCGCTGGAGCCGGTCGGCGGTGACCACGCCGATCAGTCATTGAAGGTGATCCGGGACGGCGGCACATTGGTGTCCTTGCTCAATGTCAACGACGCCACCAGGGCGCAGGCCAGCGCACGCGGCATCCGGGTCGAGCGCATGTCCGTTGTGCCTGACGGCGAAGGGTTGCGGGAACTCGGTCAACTGATCGACGCGGGGAAACTGGCCGTTCATGTCGCCAAGGCATTCCCGCTCGAACAGGCGGGCGCGGCGCACGCCTTTCTCGCCACCAGGCCGATCGGCAAGGTGGTGCTGGTGGCCTGA
- a CDS encoding helix-turn-helix domain-containing protein translates to MDSDFDAPFGYDAFRRSCPSHTVLEVLASKWVYLVVCALRKGRQRNGELARKLEGITPKMLTQTLRVLERDGLVRREIFPVIPPRVEYELTDLGQNLAGLLQQIRSWSEQHAPDIRDARARAAADGQGNWAA, encoded by the coding sequence ATGGATAGTGATTTCGACGCACCCTTCGGTTATGATGCTTTCCGGCGGAGCTGCCCTTCGCACACGGTGCTGGAGGTGCTTGCCAGCAAGTGGGTCTATCTGGTGGTCTGTGCGCTGCGAAAAGGCCGGCAGCGCAATGGCGAGCTTGCCCGCAAGCTTGAAGGCATCACGCCGAAAATGCTGACGCAGACTTTGCGCGTGCTCGAGCGTGATGGCCTCGTGCGGCGTGAAATCTTTCCGGTCATTCCGCCGCGGGTTGAGTATGAGTTGACCGATCTCGGTCAAAATTTGGCAGGATTGCTTCAGCAGATACGGTCCTGGTCCGAACAGCATGCCCCCGACATTAGGGATGCTCGGGCGAGGGCCGCCGCGGATGGCCAAGGGAATTGGGCTGCTTAG
- a CDS encoding flagellar export protein FliJ: protein MKSRENLVRLKQFQVNEKRRQLLQLDMMIAEFERMAVELELQITAEEKKAGITDINHFAYPTFAKAARLRRDNLRNSQGDLAQQRSAAESLLGEAEAELSKAEMLESRDTKIRDAEIVGRSAMIG, encoded by the coding sequence ATGAAGTCACGTGAAAACCTCGTTCGGCTGAAGCAGTTTCAGGTGAATGAGAAGCGGCGGCAGCTGCTGCAGCTCGACATGATGATCGCCGAGTTCGAGCGCATGGCCGTCGAACTGGAACTTCAGATCACCGCTGAAGAAAAGAAAGCCGGCATCACCGACATCAACCATTTCGCCTATCCGACCTTCGCCAAAGCAGCGCGCCTGCGCCGCGACAACCTCAGAAACTCCCAAGGCGACCTCGCTCAACAGCGAAGCGCTGCCGAATCACTACTCGGTGAAGCTGAAGCGGAGCTTTCCAAGGCGGAAATGCTGGAGTCGCGCGACACAAAGATCCGTGACGCGGAAATTGTCGGCCGCAGCGCCATGATTGGCTGA
- the ctrA gene encoding response regulator transcription factor CtrA: MRVLLIEDDSATAQSIELMLKSESFNVYTTDLGEEGVDLGKLYDYDIILLDLNLPDMSGYEVLRTLRLSKVKTPILILSGMAGIEDKVRGLGFGADDYMTKPFHKDELVARIHAIVRRSKGHAQSVITTGDLVVNLDAKTVEVGGQRVHLTGKEYQMLELLSLRKGTTLTKEMFLNHLYGGMDEPELKIIDVFICKLRKKLDAASGGQNYIETVWGRGYVLREPEDIRVSA; this comes from the coding sequence ATGCGTGTTCTGCTGATAGAAGATGACAGTGCAACCGCACAAAGCATCGAGCTGATGCTGAAATCGGAAAGTTTCAATGTCTATACGACCGACCTCGGTGAAGAGGGCGTCGATCTAGGCAAGCTGTATGATTATGACATCATTCTCCTCGACCTCAACCTGCCCGACATGTCGGGCTACGAAGTCTTGAGAACGCTGCGTCTCTCCAAGGTGAAGACGCCGATCCTTATCTTGTCCGGCATGGCTGGAATCGAAGACAAGGTGCGCGGCCTCGGCTTCGGCGCTGACGACTACATGACCAAGCCGTTCCACAAGGACGAGCTTGTCGCCCGCATTCACGCCATCGTGCGGCGCTCCAAGGGCCATGCCCAGTCGGTCATCACCACTGGCGACCTGGTGGTCAACCTCGATGCCAAGACCGTCGAAGTCGGCGGCCAGCGCGTCCACCTCACCGGCAAGGAATACCAGATGCTGGAGCTGCTCTCGCTCCGCAAGGGCACCACGCTCACCAAGGAAATGTTCCTCAACCACCTCTATGGCGGTATGGACGAGCCGGAACTGAAGATCATCGACGTCTTCATCTGCAAGCTGCGCAAGAAGCTCGACGCCGCATCCGGCGGTCAGAATTACATCGAGACCGTCTGGGGCCGTGGCTATGTGCTGCGCGAGCCGGAAGATATCCGCGTCAGCGCCTGA
- a CDS encoding PleD family two-component system response regulator: MKRCMFVDDSSVIRKVAKRILGGSDMMVIEAASGLDALEMCAADMPDVIVVDGALPDVQAVDLIRRVRAMESPVVPQILISLVELDIASIMRAKRAGAQGYLLKPFNRPQLLERFRALKIAA; encoded by the coding sequence ATGAAACGCTGCATGTTCGTCGACGACTCAAGCGTCATCAGGAAAGTCGCGAAGCGCATCCTGGGCGGCTCCGACATGATGGTCATCGAAGCAGCAAGCGGACTTGATGCGCTGGAAATGTGCGCCGCCGATATGCCCGATGTCATCGTCGTCGATGGCGCTTTGCCAGACGTACAGGCGGTGGATCTGATCCGCCGTGTCCGCGCCATGGAAAGCCCTGTCGTACCCCAGATCCTGATTTCCCTGGTCGAGCTCGACATTGCCTCGATCATGCGCGCAAAGCGCGCCGGCGCCCAAGGCTATCTGCTGAAGCCGTTCAACCGGCCGCAGTTGCTTGAGCGCTTTCGCGCCTTGAAGATCGCGGCCTGA